In a single window of the Bradyrhizobium sp. ORS 285 genome:
- a CDS encoding 3-hydroxyacyl-CoA dehydrogenase NAD-binding domain-containing protein → MAYKNFKLETDADGIALITWDIPGRSMNVLDETSTNELEALVKETTADAAIKGVVITSAKEAFCAGADLSMLEGMNRIYADVLKSKGEEAANQMLFDTSRRFSQINRAMETSGKPWVAAINGLALGGGFEITLSCHYRVAAENPKTRLGLPEIKVGLFPGAGGTQRVPRIVQPQDAMNLLLKGEALTLDKAKALKLVDAIVPAADLIKAAKDWIKGGGKAVQPWDEKGFKLPGGPVFSKNGMMMFPAGNAIYRRETYDNYPAARAIMSCVYEGLQLPIDAALRVESRYFTKILRSKEAAAMIRSLFLSMQELNKGARRPADVPATKLKKIAVIGAGFMGASVGYVSARGGLEVVLIDRDQESADKGKAHAQSVIDGLVKKGRAKPGEAEAIMGRITATADYAALKDCDLVIEAVFEDRKVKAETYAKAQPYLKDGAIFASNTSTLPITSLAEEFKDQGRFIGIHFFSPVEKMMLVEIIMGKATGDVALATALDYVRTIGKTPIVVNDSRGFFANRCVMRYIAEGNEMFLEGVPPAMIENAAKMAGMPVGPLSLSDEVALDLGLKIMKATEHDLGANAINQDHKKLMVELVEKQGRFGRKNGKGFYDYPEKGKGQKSLWPDLAKLQPKHLDPDTLDVEELKQRFLVVQAVEAARTVEDHVITDVREADVGSILGFGFAPFTGGTLSYIDFMGTKKFVELCHKYTAKYGSRFAPPKLLEEMAAKNETFYGRFPPKKAAA, encoded by the coding sequence ATGGCTTACAAGAACTTCAAGCTCGAAACCGATGCCGACGGCATTGCGCTGATCACCTGGGACATTCCCGGCCGTTCGATGAACGTGCTCGACGAGACATCGACCAACGAGCTCGAGGCCCTCGTCAAGGAGACCACCGCCGACGCCGCCATCAAGGGGGTCGTCATCACCTCGGCCAAGGAGGCGTTCTGCGCCGGCGCCGATCTCTCCATGCTCGAAGGCATGAACCGTATCTATGCGGATGTGCTGAAGAGCAAGGGCGAGGAAGCCGCCAACCAGATGCTGTTCGACACCAGCCGGCGGTTCTCGCAGATCAACCGGGCGATGGAGACCTCGGGCAAGCCGTGGGTCGCCGCGATCAACGGTCTCGCGCTCGGCGGCGGCTTCGAGATCACCCTGTCGTGCCACTATCGTGTCGCGGCCGAGAATCCGAAGACCCGGCTCGGCCTGCCCGAGATCAAGGTCGGCCTGTTTCCCGGCGCCGGCGGCACCCAGCGCGTACCGCGCATCGTGCAGCCGCAGGACGCGATGAATCTGCTGCTGAAGGGCGAGGCACTCACCCTCGATAAGGCAAAGGCGCTCAAGCTGGTCGACGCGATCGTGCCGGCTGCGGATCTCATCAAGGCCGCCAAGGACTGGATCAAGGGCGGCGGTAAGGCGGTTCAGCCCTGGGACGAGAAGGGCTTCAAGCTGCCCGGCGGCCCGGTGTTCTCCAAGAACGGCATGATGATGTTCCCGGCTGGCAACGCCATCTATCGCCGCGAGACCTACGACAACTATCCGGCCGCGCGCGCCATCATGAGCTGCGTGTATGAGGGCCTGCAGCTGCCGATCGACGCCGCGCTGCGCGTCGAGTCGCGCTACTTCACCAAGATCCTGCGCTCCAAGGAAGCGGCGGCGATGATCCGCAGCCTGTTCCTGTCGATGCAGGAGCTGAACAAGGGCGCGCGCCGTCCGGCGGATGTGCCCGCGACCAAGCTGAAGAAGATCGCCGTGATCGGCGCCGGCTTCATGGGTGCGAGCGTAGGTTATGTGTCGGCGCGCGGCGGCCTCGAGGTCGTGCTGATCGACCGCGACCAGGAGAGTGCCGACAAGGGCAAGGCGCATGCGCAGAGCGTGATCGACGGTCTGGTCAAGAAGGGCCGCGCCAAGCCCGGCGAGGCCGAGGCGATCATGGGCCGCATCACCGCGACCGCCGACTATGCTGCCCTGAAGGATTGCGACCTCGTCATCGAGGCCGTGTTCGAGGACCGCAAGGTCAAGGCCGAGACCTATGCCAAGGCGCAACCCTATCTGAAGGACGGCGCGATCTTCGCCTCCAACACCTCGACCCTGCCGATCACTTCGCTGGCCGAGGAGTTCAAGGACCAGGGCCGCTTCATCGGCATCCACTTCTTCTCGCCGGTCGAGAAGATGATGCTGGTCGAGATCATCATGGGCAAAGCCACCGGCGATGTCGCGCTGGCGACCGCGCTGGACTATGTCCGCACCATCGGCAAGACGCCGATCGTGGTCAACGACTCCCGCGGCTTCTTCGCCAATCGCTGCGTGATGCGCTACATCGCCGAGGGCAACGAGATGTTCCTCGAAGGCGTGCCGCCCGCGATGATCGAGAATGCCGCCAAGATGGCCGGCATGCCGGTTGGCCCGCTGTCGCTGTCGGACGAGGTCGCGCTCGATCTCGGCCTCAAGATTATGAAGGCGACCGAACACGATCTCGGCGCCAACGCGATCAACCAGGACCACAAGAAGCTGATGGTCGAGCTGGTCGAGAAGCAGGGCCGCTTCGGCCGCAAGAACGGCAAGGGTTTTTACGACTATCCCGAGAAGGGCAAGGGTCAGAAGAGCCTGTGGCCGGATCTCGCGAAGCTGCAGCCCAAGCATCTCGATCCCGACACGCTCGATGTCGAGGAGCTGAAGCAGCGCTTCCTGGTGGTGCAGGCGGTGGAAGCCGCGCGCACCGTCGAGGACCACGTCATCACCGACGTGCGCGAGGCCGACGTCGGCTCCATCCTCGGCTTCGGCTTCGCCCCGTTCACCGGCGGCACGCTGTCCTACATCGACTTCATGGGGACGAAAAAGTTCGTCGAGCTGTGCCACAAATACACGGCCAAGTACGGCTCCCGCTTCGCCCCGCCGAAGCTGCTGGAAGAGATGGCCGCCAAGAACGAAACCTTCTACGGCCGCTTCCCGCCGAAGAAGGCCGCGGCTTGA
- a CDS encoding acetyl-CoA C-acetyltransferase, with translation MPEAFIYDHVRTPRGRGKADGALHEVTALALATVPLKALKDRNNIPEDAVDDVVLGVVDPVGEAGSDIARFAALNAGLGEAVPGVQISRFCASGLDAVNFAAAQIMSGQHELVIGGGAESMSRVGIGASGGAWPMDPSMAVPSYFMPQGISADLIATKYGFSRDDVDAYAVQSQQRAAKSWEEGRFSKSVVPVKDINGLTILAKDEHMRPSTTMQSLAQLQPSFVQMAQMGGFDAVAVQSHPEIERVNYVHHAGNSSGIVDGAGAVLLGSKEAGEKYGMKPRAKIRAFANIGSEPAMMLTGPVDVTEKLFARSGMKKSDIDLFELNEAFASVVLRYMQAFEIDKDKINVNGGAIALGHPLGATGAMILGTVLDELERTGKATALVTLCIGGGMGTATIIERV, from the coding sequence ATGCCTGAGGCCTTTATCTACGACCACGTGCGTACTCCCCGCGGCCGCGGCAAAGCCGATGGCGCCCTGCATGAGGTGACCGCGCTCGCGCTCGCCACCGTGCCGCTGAAGGCGCTGAAGGATCGCAACAACATTCCTGAGGACGCCGTCGACGACGTCGTGCTCGGCGTCGTCGATCCCGTCGGCGAGGCCGGCTCGGACATCGCCCGCTTCGCCGCGCTCAACGCCGGCCTCGGCGAGGCCGTGCCGGGCGTGCAGATCAGCCGCTTCTGCGCCTCCGGCCTCGACGCCGTGAACTTCGCCGCCGCGCAGATCATGAGCGGCCAGCATGAGCTCGTCATCGGCGGCGGCGCGGAGTCGATGAGCCGCGTCGGCATCGGCGCCTCCGGCGGTGCGTGGCCGATGGATCCGTCGATGGCCGTGCCGTCCTACTTCATGCCGCAGGGCATCTCGGCCGATCTGATCGCCACCAAATACGGCTTCTCGCGCGACGACGTCGACGCTTACGCCGTGCAGAGCCAGCAGCGCGCGGCGAAGTCCTGGGAAGAGGGCCGCTTCAGCAAGTCGGTGGTGCCGGTCAAGGACATCAACGGCCTGACCATCCTCGCCAAGGACGAGCACATGCGTCCCTCGACGACGATGCAGTCGCTGGCGCAGCTGCAGCCGTCCTTCGTGCAGATGGCGCAGATGGGCGGCTTCGATGCCGTCGCGGTGCAGTCGCACCCGGAGATCGAGCGCGTCAATTACGTGCATCACGCCGGCAACTCCTCGGGCATCGTCGACGGCGCCGGCGCGGTGCTGCTCGGCAGCAAGGAGGCCGGCGAGAAGTACGGCATGAAGCCGCGCGCGAAGATCCGTGCGTTCGCGAATATCGGCTCGGAGCCGGCGATGATGCTGACCGGCCCGGTCGACGTCACCGAAAAGCTGTTCGCACGCTCCGGCATGAAGAAGTCCGACATCGACCTGTTCGAGCTCAACGAGGCGTTCGCGTCCGTGGTGCTGCGCTACATGCAGGCGTTCGAGATCGACAAGGACAAGATCAACGTCAATGGCGGCGCCATCGCGCTCGGTCATCCGCTCGGCGCCACCGGCGCGATGATCCTCGGCACCGTGCTCGACGAGCTCGAGCGCACCGGCAAGGCGACCGCGCTCGTCACGCTGTGCATCGGCGGCGGCATGGGCACCGCGACGATCATCGAGCGGGTGTAA
- a CDS encoding acyl-CoA dehydrogenase C-terminal domain-containing protein: MPIYKAPVEDVTFLLNDVFQIDRYDNLPGFSDASADVREAILGEAAKLAEEVLHPLNRTGDLEGCKRHDDGSVTTPKGFKEAYKQIKEGGWLGLSAPSEYGGQGLPVTLSQTVNEFQCSANMAFSMYGGLTMGATAALIVHGSEEQKKTYVPKMVAGEWTGTMNLTEPHCGTDLGLLRTKAVRQDDGSFKISGTKIFISAGEHDLADNIIHLVLARIEGAPAGIKGVSLFVVPKFLVNPDGTVGARNGVMCGSIEHKMGIHGNSTCVMNYDNATGWLIGEENKGMQGMFVMMNEARLGVAVQGLAQSEVAYQNAVAYARERIQGRSLTGAKAPDKAADPIIVHPDVRRTLLSIRAFNEAARAMVVWTSLKSDVAHRSQDPKDRQAADDHMGLMTPVMKGYMTDMGFANAVQAQQMYGGHGYIAEWGMEQFVRDARIAMIYEGANGIQALDLVGRKLPRDGGRAVMAFFGEVGSFAKEHGGNEAMKPFITPLSMALGHLQQATTWLMQNAMTKPDNAGAAATDYMHLFALVTFGYMWAKMVKVAQDKIAAGDSSTYLTTKLVTGRFFMERVLPETAAHLARLQAGCATVMELPAEAF; encoded by the coding sequence ATGCCGATCTACAAAGCCCCCGTGGAAGATGTCACCTTCCTGCTCAACGACGTGTTCCAGATCGACCGTTACGACAATCTGCCGGGCTTCTCCGATGCCTCGGCCGATGTCCGCGAGGCGATTCTCGGCGAGGCCGCCAAGCTCGCCGAAGAGGTGCTGCACCCGCTGAATCGCACAGGCGATCTCGAAGGCTGCAAGCGTCATGACGACGGCAGTGTCACCACGCCGAAGGGCTTCAAGGAGGCCTACAAGCAGATCAAGGAGGGCGGCTGGCTCGGCCTGTCGGCGCCATCAGAATATGGCGGGCAGGGCCTGCCGGTCACGCTCAGCCAGACCGTCAACGAATTCCAGTGCTCGGCCAACATGGCATTCTCGATGTATGGCGGCCTCACCATGGGCGCCACCGCCGCGCTGATCGTGCATGGCAGCGAGGAGCAGAAGAAGACCTACGTGCCGAAGATGGTCGCCGGCGAATGGACCGGCACCATGAACCTGACCGAGCCGCATTGCGGCACCGATCTCGGCCTGCTGCGCACCAAGGCGGTGCGCCAGGACGACGGCAGCTTCAAGATCTCCGGCACCAAGATCTTCATCTCGGCGGGCGAGCACGATCTCGCTGACAACATCATCCATCTCGTTCTCGCCCGCATCGAGGGCGCACCGGCCGGCATCAAGGGCGTGTCGCTGTTCGTGGTGCCGAAATTCCTGGTCAATCCGGACGGCACGGTCGGCGCGCGCAACGGCGTCATGTGCGGCTCGATCGAGCACAAGATGGGCATCCACGGCAACTCGACCTGTGTGATGAACTACGACAATGCCACCGGATGGCTGATCGGCGAAGAGAACAAGGGCATGCAGGGCATGTTCGTGATGATGAACGAGGCCCGGCTCGGCGTCGCCGTGCAGGGTCTCGCGCAGTCCGAGGTCGCCTATCAGAACGCGGTCGCCTATGCGCGCGAGCGCATCCAGGGCCGCTCGCTGACGGGTGCGAAGGCGCCGGACAAAGCCGCCGATCCGATCATCGTGCATCCCGACGTCCGCCGCACGCTGTTGTCGATCCGCGCCTTCAACGAGGCGGCGCGCGCGATGGTGGTGTGGACCTCGCTGAAGAGCGACGTCGCGCATCGCTCGCAGGACCCGAAGGATCGCCAGGCCGCCGACGACCACATGGGCCTGATGACCCCGGTCATGAAGGGCTACATGACCGACATGGGCTTCGCCAACGCGGTCCAGGCGCAGCAGATGTATGGCGGCCACGGCTACATCGCCGAATGGGGCATGGAGCAGTTCGTGCGCGATGCCCGTATCGCCATGATCTACGAAGGCGCCAACGGCATCCAGGCGCTGGATCTCGTCGGCCGCAAGCTGCCGCGCGACGGCGGCCGCGCGGTCATGGCGTTCTTCGGCGAGGTCGGCTCCTTCGCCAAGGAGCACGGCGGCAACGAGGCGATGAAGCCGTTCATCACACCGCTGTCGATGGCGCTCGGCCATCTGCAGCAGGCCACGACCTGGCTGATGCAGAACGCGATGACCAAGCCGGACAACGCCGGCGCGGCGGCGACCGACTACATGCATCTCTTCGCGCTGGTCACCTTCGGCTACATGTGGGCGAAGATGGTCAAGGTGGCGCAGGACAAGATTGCGGCCGGCGACAGCTCGACCTATCTCACCACCAAGCTGGTGACGGGCCGCTTCTTCATGGAGCGCGTGCTGCCGGAGACGGCGGCGCATCTCGCCCGCCTGCAGGCCGGCTGCGCGACCGTGATGGAACTGCCGGCGGAAGCCTTCTGA
- a CDS encoding nuclear transport factor 2 family protein — protein sequence MTKTGLDGWYGYMRSHDLGALRELLHPDAVFESPVVHTPQRGRDITFKYLASAEKVLGGPGFKYVGEWRNATSAVLEFENEIEGIKLNGVDIITFDEAGLITHFKVMVRPLKAINLLHRLMGEQLAAMSKPS from the coding sequence ATGACAAAGACCGGCCTCGATGGATGGTACGGCTATATGAGGTCTCACGATCTCGGCGCTTTGCGGGAGCTGCTGCACCCGGACGCCGTGTTCGAAAGCCCCGTCGTGCATACGCCGCAGCGCGGCCGCGACATCACCTTCAAATATCTCGCGAGTGCTGAGAAAGTGTTGGGCGGACCCGGATTCAAGTATGTCGGGGAGTGGCGTAACGCCACGAGCGCCGTGCTCGAATTCGAGAACGAGATCGAAGGCATCAAGCTCAACGGCGTCGATATCATCACGTTCGATGAAGCCGGTCTGATCACTCACTTCAAGGTGATGGTGCGCCCGCTCAAGGCGATCAATTTGCTGCACCGCCTGATGGGCGAGCAGCTTGCGGCCATGAGCAAGCCTTCGTGA